The following proteins are encoded in a genomic region of Terriglobales bacterium:
- a CDS encoding PIN domain nuclease, whose amino-acid sequence MILVDTSVWIDFFSSSPGAAGAELRRMILTAEPFALTGIVAAEVLQGLTRNAAEIEQYLAQWDMLEPSGLLTYSAAASIFRRAREKGITLKTIDTLIAAIAIEQRASVFTLDKDFGYIAGMSNLELYSLPA is encoded by the coding sequence TTGATCCTGGTCGATACCTCCGTCTGGATCGATTTCTTTAGCTCTTCCCCAGGCGCGGCAGGTGCCGAGCTGCGCCGGATGATTCTCACCGCAGAGCCTTTTGCGCTTACTGGAATCGTCGCAGCTGAAGTCTTACAAGGGCTCACCCGAAACGCTGCGGAGATCGAGCAATACCTGGCACAGTGGGACATGTTGGAACCGAGCGGACTCCTCACGTACAGCGCAGCGGCCTCCATCTTTCGTAGGGCTCGCGAAAAGGGCATCACGCTCAAGACGATCGACACTCTGATCGCGGCGATCGCCATTGAACAGAGGGCTTCGGTTTTTACGCTCGATAAAGACTTTGGGTACATCGCTGGCATGTCGAACCTCGAATTGTATTCGCTGCCTGCGTAG
- a CDS encoding glycosyltransferase: MKVCLVTAFPPSSERLNEYGFHLAKEIKKRNLVSLTILADQMDTPASELPGFDVDRCWRFNSFRTPFALLRAARRHKPDVVWFNLVFSSFGDKPIPAFLGICTALLLRLFGFYTHITLHHVIEFIDLSKGTKFPRLYKLFGAVATKLMLFSGSLTVLLPSYRKVLLETYGGEYVHLRKHGVFSAAPKFPDISRRGNPEHRILAFGKWGTYKRPEILIEAFAQIADKFSNVKLVIAGSNHPMCPGYVESLRDRWRDCSRIEFQGYVPEEEIGTLFASATVLVLPYTSAGGPSGVAHQACEFAVPIIGSDIPDFRDMANTEELAMLFYETGNPDSLAKVLTDLLEKPALQQEMAEQNFSVAVRTTMERVVGQYLHSFAKTLALKRRNKSSRRLPVRTVDYWPAEFAQATEAIEEELLTVNS, translated from the coding sequence ATGAAAGTTTGTTTAGTCACAGCGTTCCCTCCCAGCTCAGAAAGACTTAACGAGTATGGGTTTCATCTCGCTAAAGAAATTAAAAAGCGGAACCTCGTCAGCCTGACGATTCTCGCCGATCAGATGGACACTCCGGCCTCGGAACTCCCGGGATTCGATGTTGACCGCTGCTGGAGGTTCAACTCCTTTCGGACGCCATTCGCGTTGCTGCGTGCCGCGCGGCGACATAAACCGGACGTAGTGTGGTTCAACCTGGTGTTTTCCAGTTTCGGGGATAAACCGATCCCTGCATTCCTCGGAATTTGTACGGCATTGCTCTTGCGGCTCTTCGGGTTCTATACGCACATCACGCTACATCACGTAATCGAATTCATCGATCTCTCCAAGGGGACGAAATTTCCGAGACTGTACAAGCTCTTCGGGGCAGTTGCTACGAAGCTGATGCTCTTCTCGGGATCGCTGACAGTATTGCTGCCTTCGTATCGCAAGGTGCTGCTGGAGACTTACGGTGGGGAATACGTGCACCTTCGCAAGCATGGCGTCTTTTCCGCCGCACCCAAGTTCCCGGACATCAGCCGGCGCGGAAATCCCGAACATCGAATTCTGGCATTTGGAAAATGGGGAACCTATAAGCGTCCCGAAATTCTGATTGAAGCCTTTGCGCAAATCGCCGATAAGTTTTCCAACGTGAAACTCGTGATCGCGGGTTCCAATCATCCGATGTGTCCCGGTTACGTCGAATCGCTGCGCGACCGATGGCGCGACTGTTCACGCATCGAGTTCCAGGGATATGTTCCCGAAGAGGAGATTGGAACTCTGTTCGCATCGGCGACCGTTCTGGTACTGCCTTACACCTCTGCCGGCGGACCAAGCGGAGTCGCTCATCAGGCATGCGAATTTGCGGTGCCGATCATCGGATCGGACATCCCCGATTTTCGCGACATGGCGAATACAGAAGAGCTCGCCATGTTGTTTTACGAAACTGGAAATCCCGACAGTCTGGCAAAAGTCCTGACTGATCTACTCGAGAAGCCGGCTCTGCAGCAGGAAATGGCGGAGCAAAATTTCTCGGTAGCGGTGCGGACGACGATGGAGAGGGTTGTGGGGCAGTATCTCCACTCGTTCGCGAAGACTCTTGCATTAAAGCGGCGGAATAAATCCTCAAGGCGTCTCCCCGTACGGACGGTCGACTACTGGCCGGCGGAGTTTGCTCAAGCGACGGAAGCGATCGAAGAAGAACTTCTCACGGTGAATTCCTAG
- a CDS encoding YpdA family putative bacillithiol disulfide reductase gives MSTADNLETFDLLVIGAGPTGLACAIEGQRVGLRAVLVDKGCLVNSLFHYPANMTFFTTPELLEIGDIPFSSPNQKPNRGEALEYYRKVAEHYSLDVRQYQRVERVDGADGDFRVHTTDRFGKAHCHRSQKLVVATGYYDLPNYMNVPGEDLANVMHYYREPHPYYDNDVLVIGGKNSAAIAALELWRHGGRVTLVHRGPAMHKNVKYWILPDIENRIRNQEITAFFNSQVLEIRERSVLLETPAGKIEIANDFVFALTGYHPDFDFLKSLGIQMVGSECRPVCDPETLESNVLGIYLAGVIVAGARTSEIFIENGRFHGRQIATDLARKLSPQIVSK, from the coding sequence GTGAGCACTGCTGACAACCTCGAGACTTTTGACCTGCTGGTGATCGGTGCCGGCCCGACAGGATTGGCGTGCGCAATAGAAGGTCAACGTGTTGGGCTCCGTGCTGTTCTAGTGGACAAGGGATGTCTGGTGAATTCTTTGTTCCACTATCCAGCCAACATGACGTTTTTCACGACGCCGGAATTGCTGGAGATCGGCGACATCCCGTTCAGCAGTCCAAATCAAAAACCCAATCGCGGCGAAGCGCTCGAGTATTACCGCAAAGTAGCGGAGCACTATTCACTGGACGTGCGGCAATATCAACGCGTCGAGCGTGTCGATGGGGCCGATGGCGATTTTCGCGTACATACAACCGACCGCTTCGGAAAGGCTCATTGCCACCGCTCGCAAAAGCTTGTTGTCGCTACCGGCTATTACGATTTGCCGAACTATATGAACGTTCCGGGTGAGGACTTAGCCAATGTAATGCATTACTACCGCGAGCCTCATCCGTATTACGACAACGACGTTCTAGTCATCGGCGGCAAGAACTCGGCGGCGATTGCCGCGCTCGAATTATGGCGTCATGGCGGTCGGGTGACCTTGGTACATCGCGGCCCAGCAATGCACAAAAACGTGAAGTACTGGATCCTTCCGGATATCGAGAATCGAATTCGCAACCAAGAGATAACTGCGTTCTTCAATTCTCAAGTGCTCGAAATTCGGGAGCGGAGCGTTTTGCTGGAGACACCAGCCGGCAAGATCGAGATCGCGAATGATTTTGTCTTTGCGTTGACCGGATACCATCCGGACTTCGATTTTCTAAAGTCGCTCGGTATCCAGATGGTTGGCAGCGAATGCCGTCCAGTGTGCGACCCGGAAACCCTTGAATCAAACGTTCTTGGAATTTACCTGGCGGGCGTGATCGTAGCCGGCGCTCGCACGAGCGAGATTTTTATCGAGAACGGGCGTTTCCATGGTCGCCAGATCGCGACAGACTTGGCGCGCAAGTTGTCCCCGCAGATTGTAAGCAAGTAG
- a CDS encoding outer membrane beta-barrel protein, whose product MKTRLAIMLLAVAAFTSAPALRAQDHGEIGIFGEMFRASASDLNLFGVGGRVGLNVHPNVALEVEGSYDFSQSNTQSITGIGNNTTVFRSDLRATHFQVGPKFQLGTNSPVRAFLFAKGGFVRFGVTPGPVTFGAFPTRLESTDLNGTFYPGGGIEFFLGPIGIRADAGDEIYFDRGAQNNLKITFGPTIRF is encoded by the coding sequence ATGAAAACACGTCTAGCAATTATGCTGCTCGCAGTGGCAGCCTTTACTTCGGCTCCGGCGCTTCGCGCACAGGACCATGGTGAAATTGGGATATTCGGTGAAATGTTCCGAGCCTCAGCCAGTGACCTTAACCTGTTTGGTGTTGGCGGGAGAGTGGGATTGAATGTTCATCCCAACGTCGCTTTAGAGGTGGAAGGCTCCTACGATTTCTCGCAGAGCAACACGCAGAGCATTACGGGGATCGGTAACAATACAACGGTTTTCCGCTCGGATTTGCGAGCCACTCACTTTCAAGTCGGGCCGAAGTTCCAGCTTGGTACCAACTCACCCGTTCGAGCCTTCTTGTTTGCGAAGGGCGGCTTCGTCCGGTTCGGAGTAACCCCAGGACCAGTTACCTTCGGGGCATTTCCCACGCGCCTCGAAAGTACTGACTTGAATGGCACTTTCTATCCCGGCGGCGGAATCGAGTTCTTTCTGGGACCGATCGGTATTCGCGCCGATGCAGGCGACGAAATTTACTTCGATCGTGGAGCTCAGAACAACCTGAAGATCACTTTTGGTCCAACGATCCGCTTTTGA
- a CDS encoding dolichyl-phosphate beta-glucosyltransferase, which yields MYSLSIVIPAFNEECRLEATLDKLDAFIKSADWNAEIIVVDDGSTDGTARLVMRHMQSKPQLRLLQNHLNRGKGFSLRRGVEAALGDIILLTDADLSVPMNEAYRLLEAIAQGADIAIGSRGAPGGVCAAAPWHRRVCSAGFKMVVHSVLGLRFADTQCGFKAFKHKAARLTFSRQRIERWGFDPEVLLLADRFCFVVKEVGVESIHDDRSRLNVVRDSFQMLCEVLKIRYHILFGVYNHPTPSYQTISPAAVAAVAGDSLRTVTPN from the coding sequence ATGTACTCGCTGAGCATTGTTATTCCCGCTTTTAACGAAGAATGCCGGCTCGAAGCTACGCTAGATAAGCTCGACGCATTTATCAAAAGCGCTGACTGGAACGCAGAAATTATCGTAGTAGACGATGGCTCGACTGACGGGACTGCCCGTCTGGTGATGCGCCACATGCAGAGCAAGCCTCAACTGCGTCTGCTGCAAAACCATCTCAACCGAGGGAAAGGCTTCAGTCTTCGTCGTGGCGTCGAAGCGGCGCTGGGAGACATCATTCTCTTAACAGACGCCGATCTCTCCGTACCGATGAACGAAGCGTACAGACTGCTCGAAGCAATTGCGCAAGGTGCAGATATTGCGATCGGTTCTCGTGGAGCACCAGGCGGCGTGTGTGCAGCGGCGCCCTGGCATCGACGCGTTTGCAGTGCAGGCTTCAAGATGGTGGTTCACTCCGTACTCGGGCTGCGCTTCGCCGATACACAATGCGGATTCAAAGCCTTCAAGCACAAGGCAGCTCGGTTAACGTTCTCGCGTCAACGCATTGAGCGCTGGGGATTCGATCCCGAGGTGCTGCTGCTGGCCGATAGGTTTTGCTTTGTCGTGAAAGAAGTCGGAGTCGAGTCCATTCACGACGACCGCAGCCGCTTGAACGTCGTCAGAGACTCGTTCCAGATGCTGTGCGAGGTCTTGAAGATCCGTTACCACATCCTGTTCGGTGTCTATAACCATCCGACGCCGAGCTATCAGACAATTTCTCCAGCAGCGGTGGCTGCAGTTGCCGGCGACTCGCTGAGAACTGTCACCCCTAACTAG
- a CDS encoding threonine/serine dehydratase gives MICLKDVQQARERIAKYVKRTPTIRNRTLSEMLGANVYLKLELFQTTGAFKVRGAFNKILSELEHAQRAGVVAVSGGNHAQAVAYAGKVLGCRTVVLTHRSTPRNYLEATRGYGAEVIQLEDISEAFAKAKDYEQQGMLFVHPFDDPLVMAGQGTLGLEILEDVPELTDVFVSIGGGGLMSGTAVAIRSQKSVRFRGVETEGADAMALALAAGHPVEIRPTSIAKTLGAPSVSPRTLAMAKEHLITVTVVSDKEAVEALEILLERAKVLTEPAASCTLAAALRAKDRFRPDCHVVLILCGGNLGVEDLCEYHAKFLNH, from the coding sequence ATGATCTGCCTCAAAGACGTTCAGCAAGCACGAGAGCGCATCGCCAAATATGTCAAACGCACGCCCACCATTCGCAATCGCACTCTAAGCGAGATGCTCGGCGCGAACGTTTATCTCAAACTGGAATTGTTTCAGACCACAGGTGCTTTCAAGGTACGTGGAGCCTTCAACAAGATTCTTTCTGAACTGGAGCACGCGCAGCGCGCTGGTGTGGTGGCTGTAAGCGGCGGGAATCACGCGCAGGCTGTGGCATATGCCGGCAAGGTGCTCGGTTGCCGAACCGTGGTCCTCACGCATCGCAGTACGCCGCGCAATTATCTCGAAGCCACCCGTGGGTACGGGGCTGAGGTCATTCAGCTCGAGGATATTTCAGAGGCTTTTGCCAAAGCGAAGGACTATGAGCAGCAGGGAATGCTCTTTGTCCACCCATTCGACGATCCGTTGGTGATGGCCGGGCAGGGAACTCTCGGGCTGGAGATTCTCGAAGATGTCCCCGAACTTACAGATGTCTTTGTGAGCATTGGCGGAGGCGGTCTCATGAGCGGAACCGCGGTAGCGATCCGTTCTCAGAAGAGCGTGCGCTTTCGTGGAGTCGAGACGGAAGGTGCTGATGCTATGGCTCTTGCATTAGCTGCCGGGCATCCAGTTGAAATTCGTCCTACTTCCATCGCCAAGACGCTAGGTGCTCCCTCGGTTTCTCCCCGCACGCTTGCTATGGCCAAAGAGCATCTCATCACCGTTACGGTCGTTTCCGACAAGGAAGCAGTCGAGGCGCTCGAAATTCTATTAGAGCGGGCCAAGGTTCTCACCGAGCCGGCTGCTTCGTGCACGCTCGCTGCGGCGTTACGTGCAAAGGATCGATTTCGTCCTGATTGCCACGTTGTTCTGATTCTGTGTGGCGGAAACCTTGGCGTGGAAGACCTCTGCGAGTATCATGCAAAATTCCTGAACCACTGA
- a CDS encoding transglycosylase SLT domain-containing protein produces the protein MFLVISSSAPTLAQSTSKTNTHKRATQKKKTSKPRGRTTVTPAHKKKLHRAFVESADLRPMAKQLLEQPTPTAYVAVERYATKHRADQGGMLAHLVLGYAHLQDKDYPKADKELKLAAVPGSELSDYADFFLAQSAAAASPNQQQVATLLKGFGEKHPDSLFIRSAEVLRANALIASNQSDEAIRVLEPMRDNRPDVELALGRAYAAVGQTAKAVSIWNHLYAEMPLSQEASAAQIELTKLGGQGLISVPTLEQRRTRADLLMKGRRFDLAAIEYRAILDSIRSDMSQQSLQRELQVKLGGALYRQRQLEQAKSLLESVPATSEPYEAERLYYLHEIARSKDDGGGERQLLSDLIQKFPASPWLQDALLSASNMYLLRPDYNNAIEYYSAQFKLFPEGKYSPYSHWKAAWLNLRIGNKDEAKRLMEEQIKLYPAGQEIPPALYWRARLAEEDGDLDRAGEYYTFILRRFTHYYYADLARQRLRFHFDASKHDPLLDKVPIQDDLDKSSFEAPSDDLRIARAQLLANAALFDFAVRELQALPDKLYAKAEIARVYLKADRPDRALQSFKRAVPGYFAGDITDLPSWAWNILFPKPYWNELTRYANANGLDPYLVASLIRQESEFNPQAVSHANAWGLMQLLPPVGKKLAREVRMRHFSQEQLTDPNINIQLGTRYFKQIVDSFDGQVQYALAAYNAGTDRVKDWQAQGPYRDINEFVESIPFTETREYVQAIMRNATVYRLLYSKNVETARATP, from the coding sequence ATGTTCTTAGTGATCTCCTCGTCTGCGCCAACCCTGGCGCAGAGCACATCCAAGACCAACACGCACAAACGTGCTACTCAGAAAAAGAAGACCAGTAAGCCCAGAGGCAGGACAACGGTCACACCTGCGCATAAGAAAAAGCTGCACCGGGCCTTCGTGGAATCGGCAGACCTGCGTCCGATGGCGAAGCAGTTGCTTGAGCAGCCTACCCCTACTGCTTATGTTGCAGTAGAGCGCTATGCAACCAAGCACCGCGCAGATCAAGGTGGCATGCTCGCTCATCTGGTGCTCGGTTACGCGCACTTGCAGGACAAGGATTACCCAAAGGCTGATAAAGAGCTGAAGCTCGCGGCGGTTCCAGGTAGCGAACTCTCTGATTACGCAGATTTCTTTCTCGCACAGTCCGCGGCGGCTGCGTCTCCCAACCAGCAGCAAGTCGCGACTTTGCTAAAGGGATTCGGTGAGAAGCACCCTGATTCGCTCTTCATCCGGTCAGCGGAGGTGTTGCGGGCGAATGCGCTGATTGCCTCCAACCAGAGCGACGAGGCCATTCGTGTGCTCGAGCCGATGCGCGACAACAGGCCCGACGTCGAACTCGCGCTCGGTCGCGCCTACGCCGCCGTTGGTCAAACGGCCAAGGCTGTTTCAATTTGGAACCACCTGTACGCCGAAATGCCGCTCAGCCAGGAGGCTTCGGCAGCGCAGATCGAGTTAACAAAACTGGGCGGGCAGGGACTCATCTCGGTTCCAACTCTCGAACAGCGCCGCACACGGGCGGATCTGCTGATGAAAGGACGGCGGTTTGACCTGGCAGCAATCGAGTATCGAGCGATTCTCGACAGCATCCGCTCAGATATGAGCCAACAGTCTTTACAGCGCGAGCTGCAGGTGAAGCTTGGTGGAGCTCTCTATCGCCAACGTCAGTTGGAGCAGGCCAAGTCGCTGCTCGAGTCAGTACCGGCGACCTCGGAGCCTTATGAGGCGGAGCGTCTCTACTATCTGCATGAAATTGCGCGCAGCAAAGATGATGGCGGAGGTGAGCGCCAGCTCCTGTCGGACTTGATACAGAAGTTTCCTGCCAGTCCCTGGCTGCAAGATGCCTTGCTGTCCGCCAGCAACATGTACCTGCTGCGGCCTGATTACAACAACGCGATCGAGTACTACAGCGCGCAGTTCAAGCTGTTCCCGGAAGGGAAGTACTCGCCGTACTCGCACTGGAAGGCGGCATGGCTGAATCTGCGCATCGGCAACAAAGACGAAGCCAAGCGTCTGATGGAGGAGCAGATCAAGTTGTATCCGGCGGGGCAGGAGATTCCTCCAGCACTGTATTGGCGCGCACGGCTGGCCGAGGAAGACGGTGATCTCGACCGCGCTGGCGAGTACTACACGTTCATTCTTCGCCGATTTACGCACTATTACTACGCTGACCTGGCACGCCAGCGATTGCGTTTTCACTTCGATGCATCGAAACACGATCCGCTGCTCGATAAAGTTCCGATTCAAGACGATCTCGACAAGAGCAGCTTTGAAGCTCCGTCGGACGATTTGCGTATTGCGCGCGCACAACTGCTCGCCAATGCGGCGTTATTTGATTTCGCTGTGCGCGAACTGCAGGCGTTGCCCGACAAGCTCTATGCCAAGGCTGAGATTGCCAGGGTGTATTTGAAAGCGGATCGCCCGGATCGTGCTCTGCAGTCATTCAAGCGCGCAGTGCCGGGATACTTTGCGGGCGACATCACCGACCTGCCGTCCTGGGCATGGAATATCCTCTTTCCGAAGCCCTATTGGAACGAGCTAACGCGCTACGCCAATGCAAACGGTCTGGATCCCTATCTGGTGGCGAGCCTCATTCGCCAGGAGTCCGAGTTCAATCCTCAGGCGGTTTCTCACGCGAATGCTTGGGGACTCATGCAACTCCTTCCGCCGGTGGGGAAGAAGCTGGCAAGAGAAGTGCGGATGAGGCATTTTAGCCAGGAGCAGTTAACCGATCCGAACATCAACATACAGCTTGGAACGCGGTACTTTAAGCAGATTGTTGACAGCTTCGACGGGCAAGTGCAATACGCCTTAGCTGCATACAACGCAGGCACAGATCGAGTGAAGGACTGGCAGGCACAAGGCCCATATCGGGACATCAATGAATTCGTAGAATCCATCCCCTTCACCGAGACACGCGAATACGTACAAGCAATCATGCGAAATGCGACCGTGTACCGATTGCTGTATTCGAAGAACGTTGAGACCGCACGAGCTACTCCTTAA
- a CDS encoding peptidyl-alpha-hydroxyglycine alpha-amidating lyase family protein: protein MKNAIATLVFFAAVFVQAQQAPVPEISYRSVPDFLKLPSDMYFGEVAGVAVNSKGHVFVFSRGNTTGPAYAASGAQLLEFGPDGKFLREIGHNLYAWSYAHSVKIDNQDNIWVADKGSDMVIKFNPDGHVAMVFGRKQEASDEGTGPLKHPKPPLPPVDGMFRQVTDMTWDAAGNTYISDGYVNSRVAKVDKNGNWLKSWGEPGDQPGQFSTPHSIAADAQGNIYVADRGNRRIQVFDGEGKFLRQITIDVPMNPDARPAIGNKPTQSAGTMSPGAPWTICITPSPNQVLYSSDAFPGRIYKLTLDGKILGVLGESGKQLKQFGWIHEISCPNENELYVAELLNWRVQKLILQPPK, encoded by the coding sequence TTGAAGAATGCAATTGCTACCCTAGTATTTTTTGCCGCAGTCTTCGTTCAGGCTCAACAAGCTCCTGTACCGGAAATTTCTTACCGTTCTGTGCCAGATTTCCTGAAGCTTCCCAGCGACATGTACTTCGGCGAAGTGGCCGGAGTGGCCGTAAATTCCAAGGGACACGTGTTTGTCTTCTCTCGTGGTAACACCACCGGGCCGGCATATGCTGCCAGCGGTGCGCAACTTCTCGAATTCGGCCCCGACGGTAAGTTTCTTCGCGAGATTGGCCACAATCTTTATGCCTGGTCGTACGCACACAGCGTGAAAATCGATAACCAGGACAACATCTGGGTCGCCGACAAAGGATCCGACATGGTGATCAAGTTCAATCCTGACGGTCACGTCGCGATGGTATTTGGGCGAAAGCAGGAGGCTTCCGATGAAGGCACTGGCCCGCTGAAGCATCCGAAGCCACCCCTGCCACCAGTGGATGGAATGTTTCGTCAAGTCACCGACATGACCTGGGATGCTGCGGGCAACACTTACATTAGCGACGGGTATGTTAATTCCCGCGTCGCCAAAGTGGATAAGAACGGCAACTGGCTAAAGTCGTGGGGCGAGCCTGGCGACCAACCGGGACAATTCAGTACTCCGCACAGCATTGCGGCCGATGCGCAGGGCAACATCTATGTGGCAGACCGCGGCAACCGCCGCATTCAGGTCTTTGATGGCGAGGGCAAGTTCCTTCGTCAGATCACGATCGACGTTCCTATGAACCCAGATGCTCGCCCCGCAATCGGGAACAAACCAACACAAAGCGCCGGCACAATGAGCCCCGGAGCACCCTGGACCATCTGCATCACGCCTAGTCCAAACCAGGTGTTATACAGCTCCGACGCTTTCCCTGGCCGCATCTACAAGCTCACGCTCGACGGAAAGATCCTCGGGGTTCTGGGAGAGTCAGGCAAGCAGCTAAAACAGTTCGGTTGGATTCACGAAATATCCTGCCCTAACGAGAATGAACTATATGTCGCGGAACTTCTGAATTGGCGTGTCCAGAAACTGATTCTGCAACCGCCCAAATAG
- a CDS encoding prolyl oligopeptidase family serine peptidase, producing MSSPFPSQLTAAPGTDIVGWVFNNKGADNVWVAAAPDFVGRQVTHYSGDDGQRIASLKITPDGRTVLYARGSELNGAGRSANPLSLSAQPKQQVWAADVDKGEPGVLGDMGCEEEGCEDIQISPDGKYAVWETKHQLWIAHTTAAAGATAKQLTDIRGELSWPQWSPDGKHVAFRVDRKSHSFAAVGDLSANLDQSLSSAELEADKKIEKKDQPPLLSAVHYLAPSPDRDLFPRWSPDGKQIAFIRTAGQENKLPLIPVRPRPWSLWVGDTTNYSARQIWSSGTSPRDSLPPFAGESLQFAGDRVVFVSEQTNRNHLYSIPVSGGQAVELTPGDFDVEDVAPKATGRSLIVYSSNQDDVDRRHIWSVDAKGGPSPKALTRGETIEWAPTTTSGDRIFCLGSAATVPALPYRINASGRELIAKDALRKDFPSALLVVPKQVTFKSSDGLTIHGQLFVPKNQTGRGPALIFTHGGPSRQMLLGFHYMYYYHNAYAENQYLANLGYTVLSVNYRLGIMYGYDFRQPPQAGWRGASEYNDVLAGVHYLEALPNVDLQRIGLWGGSYGGFLTAMGLARNSDIFKAGVDFHGVHDWSALLPQRPRIFAEEAPDAKEALQLAFSSSPNSSVDKWRSPVLLIHGDDDRNVPFSQTTDLVQRLKKQGVEYEEIVYPDEIHDLLLWRDWVNSYKAAGAFFDKKLKTH from the coding sequence ATGAGTTCGCCGTTTCCATCCCAGCTCACCGCGGCTCCGGGTACCGATATCGTTGGCTGGGTGTTCAACAACAAGGGCGCGGACAACGTCTGGGTTGCCGCCGCTCCCGATTTCGTTGGCCGCCAGGTAACGCACTACTCCGGCGACGACGGCCAGCGCATTGCATCGCTCAAGATCACTCCTGACGGTCGAACCGTTCTCTATGCGCGTGGTTCGGAGTTGAATGGAGCTGGTCGGTCCGCGAACCCCCTTAGTCTGTCGGCCCAGCCAAAGCAACAGGTGTGGGCAGCCGATGTGGACAAGGGGGAACCGGGCGTGCTCGGGGACATGGGCTGCGAAGAGGAAGGCTGCGAGGACATCCAGATTTCGCCCGATGGGAAGTATGCCGTCTGGGAGACTAAGCATCAGCTATGGATCGCTCACACAACCGCTGCAGCCGGCGCCACAGCGAAGCAGCTGACCGACATTCGCGGCGAACTTTCGTGGCCGCAGTGGTCGCCTGATGGCAAGCATGTTGCTTTTCGCGTAGACCGCAAGTCGCATAGCTTTGCGGCTGTCGGAGATTTGTCAGCGAATCTTGATCAGTCGCTTTCATCGGCTGAGTTAGAGGCAGACAAAAAGATAGAGAAGAAGGATCAACCGCCGCTCCTGAGCGCCGTCCATTATCTTGCACCAAGCCCAGACCGAGACCTGTTCCCACGATGGTCGCCGGACGGAAAGCAGATTGCTTTCATTCGCACTGCAGGTCAGGAAAATAAACTTCCGCTCATTCCGGTTCGTCCGAGGCCGTGGTCGCTCTGGGTGGGCGACACGACGAACTACTCAGCGCGCCAGATTTGGAGTAGCGGCACAAGCCCCCGTGATTCTCTGCCACCCTTTGCGGGCGAGTCCCTGCAGTTCGCAGGGGATCGCGTTGTATTCGTCTCCGAGCAGACGAATCGCAATCATCTTTACTCGATTCCCGTTTCGGGCGGCCAAGCTGTGGAACTCACGCCTGGGGACTTCGATGTAGAGGACGTGGCTCCGAAAGCAACCGGTCGCAGCCTGATCGTCTACTCGTCGAACCAGGACGACGTTGACCGCCGCCACATCTGGAGCGTCGATGCCAAAGGCGGACCCTCACCAAAGGCACTCACGCGCGGAGAGACGATTGAATGGGCTCCCACTACCACTTCTGGAGATCGCATTTTCTGTCTCGGCTCTGCTGCGACGGTTCCTGCACTGCCGTATCGCATTAACGCTTCGGGCCGGGAGCTAATCGCTAAAGACGCGCTGCGAAAAGATTTTCCTTCGGCTTTACTCGTGGTGCCGAAGCAAGTCACGTTCAAGAGCAGCGACGGACTCACGATCCACGGACAGCTCTTTGTACCCAAGAATCAGACAGGCCGAGGCCCGGCGCTGATCTTTACTCATGGCGGCCCAAGCAGGCAGATGCTGCTTGGCTTCCATTACATGTACTACTACCACAACGCATATGCGGAGAATCAGTACCTTGCCAATTTGGGATACACGGTTCTGTCGGTGAACTACCGGCTCGGCATCATGTATGGGTATGACTTTCGTCAGCCGCCACAGGCAGGCTGGCGTGGCGCTTCGGAATACAACGATGTGCTTGCGGGCGTGCACTATCTCGAAGCGTTGCCCAATGTCGATCTCCAGCGAATCGGTTTGTGGGGCGGTTCCTATGGTGGATTTCTTACGGCGATGGGCCTTGCTCGCAACTCCGACATCTTCAAAGCTGGGGTTGACTTCCACGGCGTACATGATTGGTCGGCGCTCCTCCCGCAACGACCACGAATATTCGCGGAAGAGGCTCCGGACGCCAAAGAGGCGCTCCAGTTAGCCTTCTCGTCTTCTCCCAATTCGTCAGTCGACAAGTGGCGCTCTCCGGTTCTGCTGATTCACGGTGACGACGACCGCAACGTCCCCTTCAGTCAGACCACCGATCTTGTACAGCGGCTGAAGAAGCAGGGAGTCGAATACGAGGAGATCGTCTATCCCGACGAGATCCACGATCTGCTGCTATGGCGTGATTGGGTGAATTCTTACAAGGCCGCGGGAGCCTTCTTCGACAAGAAACTGAAAACGCACTGA